The following are encoded together in the Paludisphaera mucosa genome:
- a CDS encoding VWA domain-containing protein — protein MIDSLLQYLADRMGVEPPRAGEAVAPHIRFEQPWPQWALLSVVVGGSAFVIWLYRRETRASGLMKAVLASLRIALILLTVFLLSEAALSVDRTGLPYLALLVDDSASEQIADQYEKPEAQAQAAALAADAVAKAASAPGAPGKAEPKKAKDDETTRLAVAKGLLLNDDAAMLRTLQKQHRVRLYLVSNATRLLAEIDRPEDVAPAAEKLRAVEPVGAQTRLGDGLRQVLTELRGAPPSALILVSDGQTTEGEPLAKAAEVAARKGVPLFAVGVGSAEPARDLELTDLLVDDVVFVDDAVRFQAKLSARGFEGKKVVVRLRERPAGAKPDEPGREIKSIEVDAPPDGKPARVEIVHDPKETGDKSFVLEVEPRPRELQVDNNRIERTVSVRKEKLKVLLVESEPRYEFRYLKNYLEREETIDLSVVLLSSDPEYSEQDRSAIPVFPASKEDLFAYDVVLFGDVDASYLSQTQMRNLSEFATEKGGGVLFIAGELFNPLSYRGTPLEALLPIELADARNPSAVGSPVAPFHPELTLEGRTSPIFRFGGDEAESARIWQDLPESFWYLEAPRKKPGALVLVDHASATGSDGKLPLILYQFAGSGRTMFHAFDDTWRWRFRSGDRYFGRFWVQTIRFLARSRLAGKRQAELQTDRRAYERGQPIQIRVRFPNPGLVPLDDETSVQVERQGGAGRTLKLRRSPTARNVFEGVLSQAAEGEYTARLLPPPVLDGPIPTAGFRVESPAGEFEKVQMNESELRRAAAATAGAYYPATAAAGLLGDLPKPSKVPLETDPPIPLWNSWPILALFLTLLASEWILRKRARMV, from the coding sequence TTGATCGACTCGCTGCTCCAGTACCTGGCCGACCGCATGGGCGTGGAACCTCCTCGCGCCGGGGAGGCCGTCGCGCCCCACATCCGGTTCGAGCAACCGTGGCCGCAATGGGCCCTCCTCTCGGTCGTGGTCGGCGGCTCGGCGTTCGTGATCTGGCTCTACCGCCGCGAGACCCGCGCCTCGGGGCTCATGAAGGCCGTCCTGGCCTCGCTCCGGATCGCGCTCATCCTCCTGACGGTGTTCCTCCTCTCCGAGGCCGCCCTCTCGGTGGACCGCACCGGGCTGCCGTACCTCGCCTTGCTCGTCGACGACTCGGCCTCCGAGCAGATCGCCGACCAGTACGAGAAGCCCGAAGCCCAGGCCCAGGCCGCCGCGCTCGCCGCCGACGCGGTCGCGAAGGCGGCCTCGGCGCCCGGCGCCCCCGGCAAGGCCGAGCCGAAGAAGGCCAAGGACGACGAGACGACCCGCCTGGCGGTCGCCAAGGGCTTGCTCCTCAATGACGACGCGGCGATGCTCCGGACGCTCCAGAAGCAGCACCGCGTCCGGCTGTACCTGGTGTCCAACGCGACCCGGCTCCTCGCCGAGATCGACCGCCCCGAGGACGTCGCGCCGGCCGCCGAGAAGCTCCGCGCCGTCGAGCCCGTCGGCGCGCAGACCCGGCTCGGCGACGGCCTCCGCCAGGTCCTCACCGAGCTTCGGGGGGCTCCTCCCTCGGCCCTGATCCTCGTCAGCGACGGCCAGACCACCGAGGGCGAGCCGCTCGCCAAGGCCGCCGAGGTGGCCGCGCGAAAGGGCGTCCCGCTGTTCGCCGTGGGCGTGGGCAGCGCCGAGCCGGCGCGGGACCTGGAGCTGACCGACCTGCTCGTCGATGACGTCGTCTTCGTCGACGACGCCGTCCGCTTCCAGGCCAAGCTCTCCGCCCGCGGCTTCGAGGGCAAGAAGGTCGTCGTCCGCCTCCGCGAGCGGCCCGCGGGGGCCAAGCCCGACGAGCCCGGCCGCGAGATCAAGTCGATCGAGGTCGACGCCCCCCCCGACGGCAAGCCCGCCCGGGTCGAGATCGTCCACGACCCCAAGGAGACCGGCGACAAGTCGTTCGTCCTGGAGGTCGAGCCCCGCCCCCGCGAACTCCAGGTCGACAACAACCGCATCGAGCGCACCGTCTCCGTCCGCAAGGAGAAGCTCAAGGTCCTGCTCGTCGAGAGCGAGCCCCGCTACGAGTTCCGCTACCTGAAGAACTACCTGGAACGCGAGGAGACGATCGACCTGTCGGTCGTCCTGCTCTCCTCCGACCCCGAATACAGCGAGCAGGACCGGTCGGCCATACCCGTCTTCCCGGCCTCGAAGGAAGACCTGTTCGCCTACGACGTCGTCCTCTTCGGCGACGTCGACGCCAGCTACCTCAGCCAGACCCAGATGCGGAACCTCTCGGAGTTCGCGACCGAGAAGGGGGGCGGCGTCCTGTTCATCGCCGGCGAGCTGTTCAACCCCCTCTCCTACCGCGGCACCCCGCTGGAAGCCCTGCTGCCGATCGAGCTGGCCGACGCCCGCAACCCGTCCGCCGTCGGGTCTCCGGTCGCGCCCTTCCACCCCGAGCTGACGCTCGAGGGCCGGACCAGCCCGATCTTCCGCTTCGGCGGCGACGAGGCCGAGAGCGCGCGCATCTGGCAGGACCTCCCCGAGTCGTTCTGGTACCTCGAGGCCCCCCGCAAGAAGCCCGGCGCGCTGGTGCTCGTCGACCACGCCTCGGCGACCGGCAGCGACGGCAAGCTGCCGCTGATCCTCTACCAGTTCGCCGGCTCGGGCCGGACGATGTTCCACGCCTTCGACGACACCTGGCGCTGGCGGTTCCGCTCGGGGGACAGGTATTTCGGCCGGTTCTGGGTCCAGACGATCCGGTTCCTGGCCCGCTCGCGGCTGGCCGGCAAGCGCCAGGCCGAGCTGCAGACCGACCGTCGCGCCTACGAACGCGGCCAGCCGATCCAGATCCGCGTCCGCTTCCCCAACCCGGGGCTCGTCCCGCTCGACGACGAGACCTCGGTGCAGGTCGAACGCCAGGGGGGCGCGGGCCGGACGCTGAAACTCCGCCGCTCGCCCACGGCGCGGAACGTCTTCGAGGGCGTCCTGTCGCAGGCCGCCGAGGGCGAATACACCGCGCGGCTGCTGCCCCCCCCCGTGCTCGACGGGCCGATCCCCACCGCCGGGTTCCGCGTCGAGTCGCCGGCGGGCGAGTTCGAGAAGGTGCAGATGAACGAATCCGAGCTGCGCCGGGCCGCCGCCGCCACGGCCGGCGCGTACTATCCCGCGACGGCCGCGGCCGGCCTCCTGGGCGACCTGCCGAAGCCCTCGAAGGTCCCCCTGGAGACCGACCCGCCGATCCCGCTCTGGAACTCGTGGCCGATCCTGGCCCTGTTCCTGACGCTGCTGGCCTCGGAATGGATTCTGCGGAAACGGGCGCGGATGGTATGA
- a CDS encoding BatA domain-containing protein, which translates to MPTFAPLLALGFANAGLLYGLAAASIPILIHLLNRRKRREVRWAAMRFLTAALAKNQRRIRIEQWLLLALRCLLVALVVGAMAKPFLETFGNVIPGRRTHRVIVMDASMSMAARAGGTTRFDQAKAVAAQLVKDSRRGDAISLVLMGDPPRVVVGDPSPNLDEVRKEVGELTQGQGGVDLAATFEAVERVLEASTISQKELVFLSDLQSTSWRPRNGDAGGDEGLKRAIAKIEARRPRSTVIDLGKAGAGNRAVVGLSASPPVVTPGTTVVVTALVRNFGPSPFQGVRVRLTTDGRVGPEQVVDLPVGEDVPVVFNQQFPAPGDRVVEASIDEDSLPPDDRRLLVATVREAVRVLLVDGDFKTEAFQAETDFLAQALAPGEESGDQPDPMRVEVVPESQLARRDLGAYDVVGLCNVAQFSPVEVKALEDFLEQGGGVVVFGGDQVSAENYNRLLFADGKGVLPASIGETVGDAAKKEAAFRFNPLGFRHPILAAFRNQADPVVAGLTQTQVWSYHKLTIPKDSTAQVALAFDDGDPAVIEAPRRRGKVFQVALPADIGWSNWPAHRSYPPVMHDLVMEAASGRQAERTIRVGRPFDQSFPAAAAGAPVTIIPPGGGGVAVKLKAEGGLARLHYEQTDAAGAYQVKLGPPVATELAFAANPDPAESDPAKLERAGLAERLPGWKFVLLDDGRELARSAASVGRRGELHRPLLFGVLALLMLESFAAWRFGRAGSR; encoded by the coding sequence ATGCCCACCTTCGCACCGCTCCTGGCCCTCGGATTCGCCAACGCAGGGCTCCTGTACGGGCTCGCGGCGGCGTCGATCCCGATCCTGATCCACCTGCTGAACCGCCGCAAGCGGCGCGAGGTCCGGTGGGCGGCCATGCGGTTCCTCACGGCCGCGCTCGCCAAGAACCAGCGGCGGATCCGGATCGAGCAGTGGCTGCTGCTGGCGCTGCGGTGCCTGCTCGTGGCCCTGGTCGTCGGCGCGATGGCGAAGCCGTTCCTGGAGACGTTCGGCAACGTCATCCCGGGGCGTCGGACGCATCGGGTGATCGTCATGGACGCCTCGATGAGCATGGCGGCCAGGGCCGGCGGGACGACCCGGTTCGACCAGGCCAAGGCCGTCGCGGCGCAGCTCGTGAAGGACTCCCGCCGCGGCGACGCGATCAGCCTCGTCCTCATGGGCGACCCGCCGCGCGTCGTCGTCGGCGACCCGTCACCCAACCTCGACGAGGTCCGCAAGGAGGTCGGCGAGCTGACGCAGGGGCAGGGCGGGGTCGACCTGGCGGCCACCTTCGAAGCCGTCGAACGGGTCCTCGAAGCGTCGACGATCTCCCAGAAGGAGCTGGTCTTCCTCAGCGACCTCCAGTCGACGAGCTGGCGGCCCCGCAACGGCGACGCCGGGGGCGACGAGGGCCTGAAGCGGGCGATCGCCAAGATCGAGGCCCGCCGGCCCCGGTCGACGGTCATCGACCTGGGCAAGGCCGGCGCGGGCAATCGGGCCGTGGTCGGCCTGTCGGCGAGCCCGCCGGTCGTCACGCCCGGGACGACCGTCGTGGTCACGGCCCTGGTGCGGAACTTCGGCCCTTCGCCGTTCCAGGGCGTCCGCGTCCGGCTCACGACCGACGGCCGCGTCGGGCCCGAACAAGTCGTCGACCTGCCCGTCGGCGAGGACGTCCCGGTCGTCTTCAACCAGCAATTCCCCGCGCCGGGGGACCGGGTGGTGGAAGCCTCGATCGACGAGGATTCGCTGCCCCCCGACGACCGCCGGCTGCTGGTGGCGACCGTCCGCGAGGCGGTCCGCGTCCTGCTCGTGGACGGCGACTTCAAGACCGAGGCGTTCCAGGCCGAGACCGATTTCCTCGCCCAGGCGCTCGCCCCCGGAGAGGAGTCGGGCGACCAGCCCGACCCGATGCGGGTGGAGGTCGTCCCCGAGAGCCAGCTCGCCCGTCGCGACCTGGGCGCGTACGACGTGGTCGGGCTCTGCAACGTCGCCCAGTTCAGCCCCGTCGAGGTCAAGGCGCTCGAGGACTTCCTGGAGCAGGGGGGGGGCGTCGTCGTCTTCGGCGGCGACCAGGTCTCGGCCGAGAACTACAACCGCCTGCTGTTCGCCGACGGCAAGGGCGTCCTGCCGGCGTCGATCGGCGAGACCGTCGGCGACGCCGCGAAGAAGGAGGCGGCGTTCCGCTTCAACCCCCTGGGCTTCCGCCACCCCATCCTGGCCGCCTTCCGCAACCAGGCCGACCCGGTGGTCGCCGGCCTCACCCAGACGCAGGTCTGGAGCTATCACAAGCTGACGATCCCCAAGGACTCGACGGCCCAGGTCGCGCTGGCCTTCGACGACGGCGACCCGGCCGTGATCGAGGCGCCCCGCCGCCGCGGCAAGGTCTTCCAGGTCGCCCTCCCGGCCGACATCGGCTGGTCGAACTGGCCGGCGCACCGGAGCTATCCGCCGGTCATGCACGACCTGGTCATGGAAGCGGCCTCGGGCCGGCAGGCCGAGCGGACGATCCGCGTCGGGCGGCCTTTCGACCAGTCGTTCCCCGCCGCCGCGGCGGGGGCCCCGGTGACGATCATCCCTCCCGGCGGGGGCGGAGTCGCCGTCAAGCTCAAGGCCGAGGGGGGGCTCGCCCGGCTCCACTACGAGCAGACCGACGCCGCCGGGGCCTACCAGGTGAAGCTGGGCCCGCCGGTCGCGACCGAGCTGGCCTTCGCCGCCAACCCCGACCCGGCCGAGAGCGACCCGGCCAAGCTCGAGCGCGCCGGGCTCGCCGAACGCCTCCCCGGCTGGAAGTTCGTCCTGCTGGACGACGGTCGCGAGCTGGCCCGGAGCGCCGCGTCCGTCGGCCGTCGCGGCGAGCTGCACCGGCCCCTGCTGTTCGGCGTCCTGGCCCTGCTGATGCTCGAGTCGTTCGCCGCCTGGCGGTTCGGCCGCGCCGGGTCCCGTTGA
- a CDS encoding DUF58 domain-containing protein: MENYQSYLDPQTLASVEGLDLQARLLVEGYVAGMHPSPYHGFSVEFAEHREYVPGDDVRHVDWKVWSKTDKLYLKQYEEETNLLLYLLLDTSESMAYAAEGRVSKFKYAQFVVAALAYLVLQQQDSVGLALFDDAVRRYLKPAGQPSHLKEVIHLLDVTPARDKSDLGAVLHDLSERFKKRGVVAIFSDLLDDPTKVLAGLKHFRHRRHEVVVFHVLDPDEVDFPFRDPTLFLGMEGLPDVAADPVALGAAYRKEVAAYLDALKKGCRMIDIDYVPLRTDQPLDLALSAYLAARASRTR, translated from the coding sequence GTGGAAAACTACCAAAGCTATTTAGATCCGCAAACGCTAGCTAGCGTCGAGGGCCTGGACCTGCAGGCCCGCCTGCTCGTCGAGGGCTACGTCGCCGGCATGCACCCCAGCCCGTACCACGGATTCTCGGTCGAGTTCGCCGAGCACCGCGAGTACGTCCCCGGCGACGACGTCCGCCACGTCGACTGGAAGGTCTGGTCCAAGACCGACAAGCTCTACCTCAAGCAGTACGAGGAGGAGACCAACCTCCTCCTCTACCTGCTCCTGGATACGAGCGAGTCGATGGCCTACGCCGCCGAGGGCCGGGTCTCGAAGTTCAAGTACGCGCAGTTCGTCGTCGCGGCGTTGGCCTACCTGGTCCTCCAGCAGCAGGACTCGGTCGGCCTGGCCCTCTTCGACGACGCGGTCCGGCGCTATTTGAAGCCGGCGGGCCAGCCATCGCACCTGAAAGAGGTGATCCACCTCCTGGACGTCACCCCCGCCCGCGACAAGTCGGACCTGGGGGCCGTGCTCCACGACCTGTCCGAGCGGTTCAAGAAGCGCGGGGTGGTCGCGATCTTCTCCGACCTGCTCGACGACCCGACGAAGGTCCTCGCCGGGCTGAAGCACTTCCGACACCGCCGCCACGAGGTCGTCGTCTTCCACGTCCTGGATCCCGACGAGGTCGATTTCCCGTTCCGCGACCCGACCCTGTTCCTGGGCATGGAAGGCCTCCCCGACGTCGCCGCCGACCCCGTCGCCCTCGGGGCCGCCTACCGCAAAGAGGTCGCCGCGTACCTCGACGCGCTCAAGAAAGGCTGCCGGATGATCGACATCGACTACGTCCCGCTCCGCACCGACCAGCCCCTCGACCTGGCCCTCTCCGCCTATCTCGCGGCGCGGGCCTCGCGCACGCGCTAG